The Takifugu flavidus isolate HTHZ2018 chromosome 21, ASM371156v2, whole genome shotgun sequence genome has a window encoding:
- the dazl gene encoding deleted in azoospermia-like isoform X3, with protein MVLEMDIYKPKFSNQFSPKLSNGYILPEGRVTPNAIFVGGIDMKVDESEMRELFGRYGSVKEVKIITYRGGICKGYGFIYFHDDTNIQPIIEQQISFKGRKLKLGPAIMKERISRHVPHRLVGPGPWVNPIQYFYCSCCAPVGGGMVQPPAVVDGGSQVTNGLFAFSDTPYSYSSFGGVVIPQMPVSYAQNAYGYQYAPAHWTAEHRTQPVNQVTAFARNRELCGLWSPDHADCAVVCSH; from the exons ATGGTTTTAGAAATG GATATCTACAAGCCCAAGTTCAGCAACCAGTTCTCGCCCAAGCTGTCAAATGGCTACATTCTCCCAGAGGGGAGAGTGACTCCCAACGCCATCTTTGTGGGTGGAATCGATATGAAG GTAGATGAAAGTGAAATGCGGGAACTATTTGGTCGGTATGGGTCCGTTAAGGAAGTAAAAATCATCACGTATCGCGGAGGGATCTGCAAGGG gTATGGGTTTATCTACTTCCATGACGATACCAACATTCAGCCTATCATTGAG CAACAGATCAGTTTTAAAGGCCGCAAACTCAAGTTGGGTCCTGCCATTATGAAGGAAAGGATCTCTC GGCATGTGCCACACCGCCTGGTTGGTCCAGGTCCGTGGGTAAACCCCATTCAGTACTTTTACTGTAGTTGCTGCGCACCAGTTGGAGGTGGTATGGTACAACCTCCAGCTGTCGTCGATGGAGGAAGTCAGGTGACAAATGGCTTATTCGCATTTAGTGATACT CCATACTCCTACTCCAGCTTTGGAGGGGTCGTGATTCCACAGATGCCAGTGAGCTACGCACAGAACGCCTATGGCTACCAG TATGCCCCAGCTCACTGGACAGCAGAGCACCGGACCCAGCCTGTCAATCAGGTGACTGCATTTGCTCGAAATAGGG AACTTTGTGGATTGTGGAGTCCAGACCACGCTGACTGTGCTGTAGTGTGCAGTCACTAA
- the dazl gene encoding deleted in azoospermia-like isoform X2 — MLKFFTKPGDVHHKEEDIYKPKFSNQFSPKLSNGYILPEGRVTPNAIFVGGIDMKVDESEMRELFGRYGSVKEVKIITYRGGICKGYGFIYFHDDTNIQPIIEQQISFKGRKLKLGPAIMKERISRHVPHRLVGPGPWVNPIQYFYCSCCAPVGGGMVQPPAVVDGGSQPYSYSSFGGVVIPQMPVSYAQNAYGYQYAPAHWTAEHRTQPVNQVTAFARNRELCGLWSPDHADCAVVCSH, encoded by the exons ATGCTAAAGTTTTTCACTAAACCTGGCGATGTACATCACAAAGAGGAA GATATCTACAAGCCCAAGTTCAGCAACCAGTTCTCGCCCAAGCTGTCAAATGGCTACATTCTCCCAGAGGGGAGAGTGACTCCCAACGCCATCTTTGTGGGTGGAATCGATATGAAG GTAGATGAAAGTGAAATGCGGGAACTATTTGGTCGGTATGGGTCCGTTAAGGAAGTAAAAATCATCACGTATCGCGGAGGGATCTGCAAGGG gTATGGGTTTATCTACTTCCATGACGATACCAACATTCAGCCTATCATTGAG CAACAGATCAGTTTTAAAGGCCGCAAACTCAAGTTGGGTCCTGCCATTATGAAGGAAAGGATCTCTC GGCATGTGCCACACCGCCTGGTTGGTCCAGGTCCGTGGGTAAACCCCATTCAGTACTTTTACTGTAGTTGCTGCGCACCAGTTGGAGGTGGTATGGTACAACCTCCAGCTGTCGTCGATGGAGGAAGTCAG CCATACTCCTACTCCAGCTTTGGAGGGGTCGTGATTCCACAGATGCCAGTGAGCTACGCACAGAACGCCTATGGCTACCAG TATGCCCCAGCTCACTGGACAGCAGAGCACCGGACCCAGCCTGTCAATCAGGTGACTGCATTTGCTCGAAATAGGG AACTTTGTGGATTGTGGAGTCCAGACCACGCTGACTGTGCTGTAGTGTGCAGTCACTAA
- the dazl gene encoding deleted in azoospermia-like isoform X1 — MLKFFTKPGDVHHKEEDIYKPKFSNQFSPKLSNGYILPEGRVTPNAIFVGGIDMKVDESEMRELFGRYGSVKEVKIITYRGGICKGYGFIYFHDDTNIQPIIEQQISFKGRKLKLGPAIMKERISRHVPHRLVGPGPWVNPIQYFYCSCCAPVGGGMVQPPAVVDGGSQVTNGLFAFSDTPYSYSSFGGVVIPQMPVSYAQNAYGYQYAPAHWTAEHRTQPVNQVTAFARNRELCGLWSPDHADCAVVCSH; from the exons ATGCTAAAGTTTTTCACTAAACCTGGCGATGTACATCACAAAGAGGAA GATATCTACAAGCCCAAGTTCAGCAACCAGTTCTCGCCCAAGCTGTCAAATGGCTACATTCTCCCAGAGGGGAGAGTGACTCCCAACGCCATCTTTGTGGGTGGAATCGATATGAAG GTAGATGAAAGTGAAATGCGGGAACTATTTGGTCGGTATGGGTCCGTTAAGGAAGTAAAAATCATCACGTATCGCGGAGGGATCTGCAAGGG gTATGGGTTTATCTACTTCCATGACGATACCAACATTCAGCCTATCATTGAG CAACAGATCAGTTTTAAAGGCCGCAAACTCAAGTTGGGTCCTGCCATTATGAAGGAAAGGATCTCTC GGCATGTGCCACACCGCCTGGTTGGTCCAGGTCCGTGGGTAAACCCCATTCAGTACTTTTACTGTAGTTGCTGCGCACCAGTTGGAGGTGGTATGGTACAACCTCCAGCTGTCGTCGATGGAGGAAGTCAGGTGACAAATGGCTTATTCGCATTTAGTGATACT CCATACTCCTACTCCAGCTTTGGAGGGGTCGTGATTCCACAGATGCCAGTGAGCTACGCACAGAACGCCTATGGCTACCAG TATGCCCCAGCTCACTGGACAGCAGAGCACCGGACCCAGCCTGTCAATCAGGTGACTGCATTTGCTCGAAATAGGG AACTTTGTGGATTGTGGAGTCCAGACCACGCTGACTGTGCTGTAGTGTGCAGTCACTAA
- the dazl gene encoding deleted in azoospermia-like isoform X5: protein MLKFFTKPGDVHHKEEDIYKPKFSNQFSPKLSNGYILPEGRVTPNAIFVGGIDMKVDESEMRELFGRYGSVKEVKIITYRGGICKGYGFIYFHDDTNIQPIIEQQISFKGRKLKLGPAIMKERISRHVPHRLVGPGPWVNPIQYFYCSCCAPVGGGMVQPPAVVDGGSQPYSYSSFGGVVIPQMPVSYAQNAYGYQYAPAHWTAEHRTQPVNQNFVDCGVQTTLTVL from the exons ATGCTAAAGTTTTTCACTAAACCTGGCGATGTACATCACAAAGAGGAA GATATCTACAAGCCCAAGTTCAGCAACCAGTTCTCGCCCAAGCTGTCAAATGGCTACATTCTCCCAGAGGGGAGAGTGACTCCCAACGCCATCTTTGTGGGTGGAATCGATATGAAG GTAGATGAAAGTGAAATGCGGGAACTATTTGGTCGGTATGGGTCCGTTAAGGAAGTAAAAATCATCACGTATCGCGGAGGGATCTGCAAGGG gTATGGGTTTATCTACTTCCATGACGATACCAACATTCAGCCTATCATTGAG CAACAGATCAGTTTTAAAGGCCGCAAACTCAAGTTGGGTCCTGCCATTATGAAGGAAAGGATCTCTC GGCATGTGCCACACCGCCTGGTTGGTCCAGGTCCGTGGGTAAACCCCATTCAGTACTTTTACTGTAGTTGCTGCGCACCAGTTGGAGGTGGTATGGTACAACCTCCAGCTGTCGTCGATGGAGGAAGTCAG CCATACTCCTACTCCAGCTTTGGAGGGGTCGTGATTCCACAGATGCCAGTGAGCTACGCACAGAACGCCTATGGCTACCAG TATGCCCCAGCTCACTGGACAGCAGAGCACCGGACCCAGCCTGTCAATCAG AACTTTGTGGATTGTGGAGTCCAGACCACGCTGACTGTGCTGTAG
- the dazl gene encoding deleted in azoospermia-like isoform X4: protein MLKFFTKPGDVHHKEEDIYKPKFSNQFSPKLSNGYILPEGRVTPNAIFVGGIDMKVDESEMRELFGRYGSVKEVKIITYRGGICKGYGFIYFHDDTNIQPIIEQQISFKGRKLKLGPAIMKERISRHVPHRLVGPGPWVNPIQYFYCSCCAPVGGGMVQPPAVVDGGSQVTNGLFAFSDTPYSYSSFGGVVIPQMPVSYAQNAYGYQYAPAHWTAEHRTQPVNQNFVDCGVQTTLTVL, encoded by the exons ATGCTAAAGTTTTTCACTAAACCTGGCGATGTACATCACAAAGAGGAA GATATCTACAAGCCCAAGTTCAGCAACCAGTTCTCGCCCAAGCTGTCAAATGGCTACATTCTCCCAGAGGGGAGAGTGACTCCCAACGCCATCTTTGTGGGTGGAATCGATATGAAG GTAGATGAAAGTGAAATGCGGGAACTATTTGGTCGGTATGGGTCCGTTAAGGAAGTAAAAATCATCACGTATCGCGGAGGGATCTGCAAGGG gTATGGGTTTATCTACTTCCATGACGATACCAACATTCAGCCTATCATTGAG CAACAGATCAGTTTTAAAGGCCGCAAACTCAAGTTGGGTCCTGCCATTATGAAGGAAAGGATCTCTC GGCATGTGCCACACCGCCTGGTTGGTCCAGGTCCGTGGGTAAACCCCATTCAGTACTTTTACTGTAGTTGCTGCGCACCAGTTGGAGGTGGTATGGTACAACCTCCAGCTGTCGTCGATGGAGGAAGTCAGGTGACAAATGGCTTATTCGCATTTAGTGATACT CCATACTCCTACTCCAGCTTTGGAGGGGTCGTGATTCCACAGATGCCAGTGAGCTACGCACAGAACGCCTATGGCTACCAG TATGCCCCAGCTCACTGGACAGCAGAGCACCGGACCCAGCCTGTCAATCAG AACTTTGTGGATTGTGGAGTCCAGACCACGCTGACTGTGCTGTAG